A genomic window from Levilactobacillus yonginensis includes:
- the greA gene encoding transcription elongation factor GreA gives MADSRDFNPITAAGYQELQARIAALEADRPEKIAILAEARAHGDLSENAEYSAAKRDLRHLESQSRFFNKQLQYAKVVDPTANNVVELGKWVTVTFLDDKDQATYQLVGTQEADLEAGKVTRVSPLGKALLGHQPGDTVTIQAPNASYDVRILTVSLNAPTP, from the coding sequence ATGGCAGATTCACGGGACTTCAACCCCATCACGGCTGCCGGCTATCAGGAGTTACAGGCAAGAATCGCCGCGCTTGAAGCCGACCGGCCAGAAAAAATCGCAATCTTAGCGGAAGCTCGCGCTCACGGAGACCTTTCAGAAAACGCCGAATATTCAGCGGCAAAACGGGACCTCCGCCACCTAGAAAGTCAGTCACGCTTTTTCAACAAGCAACTGCAGTACGCTAAAGTCGTGGACCCCACCGCCAACAACGTGGTCGAACTCGGCAAATGGGTTACCGTTACCTTTTTGGATGATAAGGACCAAGCCACCTACCAGCTAGTAGGCACTCAGGAAGCTGATTTAGAAGCCGGCAAAGTTACCCGCGTTTCCCCACTAGGTAAAGCATTGTTGGGCCACCAACCAGGCGACACGGTCACGATTCAGGCCCCCAACGCCAGCTATGACGTTCGGATCCTCACGGTCAGCCTCAACGCCCCCACACCATAA
- a CDS encoding DHA2 family efflux MFS transporter permease subunit: protein MTTHQSQKNITQIALLLVIGAIAPLLDTTMTNVALATIMKSMAVSVNAVQWVTTSYVLALGIAVPIAGWATNWFDGKQLYLGALIVFLAGSIVSSWANTLPWLVSGRVIQGAAAGFVTPLITTLIVQATGGQNLGKLMAVVGMPAVLIPILGPTIGGYLIQALNWHWIFLINIPLVLISLVLLAWKMPAFPAPKAGKHLDIPSISLLAGLFITAIIGITRFSSGDKFLSANVLTPLIMATALLLGYILYAWLLPTKALVSLQLFKSATFNASAVILMLSGIAVNGAMFLLPLYLQNSRGLSVVWSGTYLIAQGVGLLLSRSQIGKLTDSIGARWVVLGSILIAIAGTLPFVFFTAKTSTWLLLFVLFIRGIGQGGLTIPVMADSYTGLPQHLVAEATTATRMLQNIGGAMGTAVLATIIQHEFPLVGLNAAYQTAFMWSVGFIAVTAIPAWFLSHKHA, encoded by the coding sequence ATGACCACACATCAATCGCAAAAAAACATTACTCAGATTGCTTTATTGCTAGTCATCGGCGCCATTGCACCGCTTCTGGACACAACTATGACCAACGTCGCCCTTGCTACTATTATGAAGTCGATGGCAGTTTCCGTCAACGCCGTTCAGTGGGTCACCACCAGTTACGTGTTAGCCCTAGGCATTGCCGTTCCAATAGCCGGCTGGGCCACTAACTGGTTCGACGGTAAGCAGCTCTATTTGGGCGCTCTCATTGTCTTTCTAGCCGGCTCAATCGTCTCCAGCTGGGCAAACACACTACCTTGGTTGGTCTCAGGACGTGTCATTCAGGGGGCTGCAGCTGGCTTCGTCACCCCGTTGATCACCACACTGATCGTCCAAGCCACCGGGGGACAAAATCTCGGCAAACTCATGGCTGTCGTCGGGATGCCCGCCGTGCTGATTCCCATTCTAGGACCCACAATTGGGGGTTATCTGATTCAAGCACTCAACTGGCATTGGATTTTCCTAATCAATATTCCGCTAGTTCTCATCTCACTAGTCTTATTGGCCTGGAAAATGCCGGCCTTTCCAGCTCCTAAAGCGGGCAAACACCTAGATATTCCCAGTATTAGCCTGTTGGCAGGCCTGTTCATCACGGCCATCATTGGGATCACGCGCTTTAGCAGTGGTGACAAATTCTTATCTGCCAACGTCCTAACGCCACTCATTATGGCTACCGCGTTGCTTCTTGGCTACATCCTTTACGCCTGGCTACTCCCCACCAAGGCCTTGGTCAGTCTGCAACTTTTCAAGTCAGCCACGTTTAACGCCTCGGCCGTCATCCTCATGCTATCTGGGATTGCCGTTAACGGTGCCATGTTTTTACTGCCGCTCTACCTGCAAAACAGCCGCGGCCTTAGTGTTGTCTGGTCTGGTACCTATTTGATTGCCCAAGGGGTAGGACTGCTCCTCTCCCGGAGTCAAATTGGTAAGCTAACAGATAGTATCGGTGCTCGCTGGGTCGTCCTGGGATCAATTCTCATTGCCATTGCTGGCACCCTGCCCTTCGTCTTCTTTACCGCTAAAACCAGTACTTGGCTGCTCCTCTTCGTGCTCTTCATTCGGGGAATTGGCCAAGGCGGGCTAACCATCCCGGTCATGGCAGATAGCTACACGGGCCTACCACAACATCTGGTTGCGGAGGCAACGACGGCCACCCGAATGCTACAAAATATTGGTGGTGCCATGGGGACTGCCGTCCTGGCAACCATCATCCAACATGAATTCCCACTGGTAGGCCTAAATGCTGCGTACCAAACCGCCTTCATGTGGTCCGTCGGGTTCATTGCCGTCACTGCCATCCCCGCCTGGTTTTTGAGCCACAAACACGCCTAA
- a CDS encoding TetR/AcrR family transcriptional regulator → MTEKKTRRRGAALENDILAAAWAQLQEKGYQSLTIEGVAEAAATTKTVLYRRWPDKAHLVIAVLSHEKLVPPYVSPDTGSLRSDFLDLFGQMAGFLAKLNEETFRGLLADRLKTVDFSQLLTVANDGSEMERLVQPILDHAAARGEISRAKWPARVVRLPAILLINEIFSHQTLTNEAQQAMVDEILLPVFGGKTV, encoded by the coding sequence ATGACAGAAAAGAAAACACGTCGCAGAGGAGCAGCGTTAGAGAATGATATTTTGGCCGCTGCCTGGGCGCAACTCCAGGAGAAGGGGTATCAGTCCCTTACGATTGAAGGGGTCGCCGAAGCCGCTGCAACCACCAAAACGGTGTTATACCGGCGCTGGCCGGACAAGGCCCATCTAGTGATCGCCGTGCTAAGTCACGAAAAATTAGTGCCACCTTACGTGTCACCAGATACGGGCAGTCTGCGGTCAGACTTTCTGGATTTATTCGGCCAAATGGCTGGTTTCTTAGCTAAACTGAACGAAGAAACGTTTCGGGGATTGTTGGCGGATCGGTTAAAGACCGTAGATTTCTCTCAGTTGCTGACGGTTGCCAACGATGGTAGTGAAATGGAACGCTTGGTCCAGCCGATACTGGATCACGCCGCTGCTCGTGGAGAGATCAGTCGGGCCAAGTGGCCAGCACGGGTGGTCAGATTGCCGGCGATTTTGCTGATCAATGAGATCTTTAGTCATCAGACACTGACTAATGAGGCCCAACAGGCGATGGTTGATGAAATTCTGTTGCCTGTTTTTGGCGGGAAAACGGTGTAA